Proteins encoded by one window of Centroberyx gerrardi isolate f3 chromosome 21, fCenGer3.hap1.cur.20231027, whole genome shotgun sequence:
- the rgn gene encoding regucalcin isoform X3 has protein sequence MSVCPQNTQTVSSSRWRDRQTGGETDRQVERQTDRWRDRQTGGETDRQVERQTDRWRDRQTDRWRDRQTGGETDRQTGGETDRQTGGETDRQTGGETDRQVERQTDRWRDRQAGGETDSVCVCCLGNRRVVYRMEEGEGLPDGMTVDADGRLWVSCYNAGRVVHIDPETGVRLQSVSLPVMKTTSCCFGGPDYSDLFVTSASLGLDQSERRQQPLAGDQAPPPCQSAPPHCSFTQNLLDVFHVRPRPPVSQVTGLGGQRSSFQLICWIIVRRRDLDLSIIPHSPNQHTANLAGILTLINRLINIIHVIKPDEQRQETGRPRPQGRSTESLWDRLRRLAVTLHFS, from the exons ATGTCAGTTtgtccacaaaacacacagacagttagCAGCtccaggtggagagacagacagacaggtggagagacagacagacaggtggagagacagacagacaggtggagagacagacagacaggtggagagacagacaggcaggtggagagacagacagacaggtggagagacagacagacagacaggtggagagacagacagacaggtggagagacagacagacagacaggtggagagacagacagacagacaggtggagagacagacagacagacaggtggagagacagacaggcaggtggagagacagacagacaggtggagagacagacaggcaggtggagagacagacagtgtgtgtgtgtgttgcctagGTAACCGTCGTGTGGTGTACCgtatggaggagggggaggggcttccAGACGGGATGACAGTCGACGCTGACGGACGACTCTGGGTGTCGTGTTACAACGCAGGACGAGTCGTCCACATCGACCCAGAGACTG GTGTCAGACTGCAGTCCGTCTCTCTGCCGGTGATGAAGACGACTTCCTGTTGTTTCGGCGGTCCGGACTACAGCGACCTCTTTGTGACCTCTGCCAGTCTGggtctggaccaatcagagaggagacagcaaCCACTGGCTGGAGAccaggccccgcccccctgtCAGTCAGCACCTCCTCACTGCAGCTTCACCCAGAACCTTCTGGATGTTTTCCATGTTAGGCCCCGCCCCCCTGTCAGTCAG GTCACAGGTCtggggggtcaaaggtcgtcCTTCCAACTCATTTGCTGGATAATCGTCAGGAGGAGGGACCtcgacctgtcaatcatcccACACTCACCCAACCAGCACACAGCTAACCTTGCAGGAATATTAACTTTAATTAACAGGCTAATTAACATAATTCATGTAATTAAGCCTGATGAGCAGAGACAGGAGACTGGGAGGCCACGCCCACAAGGCAGATCTACTGAGAGTCTCTGGGATCGACTGAGACGCCTGGCAGTGACGCTCCACTTCAGTTAG